In the genome of Flavobacteriaceae bacterium YJPT1-3, the window CTTATTAACGACCATACCGCTACAGCTTTTATCCTATCATATTGCAGTTATGCTTGGAAAAAATGTAGATCAGCCTCGTAATTTGGCCAAGTCGGTGACCGTTGAGTAAATCATTTTAGGGTTTTCTCATTTTGTGGGCGCAATTATTGCAAAATTGTGTATTTTCAACCACAAATTTTAACATCCCTATTTTTATGAAAAGATGCTTAACGCTGTTGCTTGCGTTTACTTGTTGCTTGACTTATGCTCAAACAAGTATTTCCGGACAAGTAGTAGATGAATCCAACCAACCCATTCCGGGTGCAAATGTCATTTTAAAAGGTCAAACGGTAGGAACGGCTACCGATTTTGATGGGAATTTCTCTTTGACTGTTGACGAAAACCCACCTTTTGATCTTGAGGTATCCAGTGTTGGTCTAAAAACGGAAACCGTAACCATCACCGCTAATAATCAGGTGATCACTGTCACGCTTCAGGAAGATCAAGCCCAACTTGACGAAATCGTTATCTCAGCGTCACGTACCCCCGAGCGTATTTTTGAGTCTCCGGTAAGCGTAGAACGCTTTGGTGCCAAGGAAATTAAAACGACTCCTTCAGCCACCTTTTACGACGGATTGGAAAACTTAAAAGGAGTTGATATCAACACCAACAGTTTGACCTTTAAGTCGGTGAACACACGTGGTTTCGCCACTTTTGCGAACACTCGATTCGTCCAGTTGGTCGACGGAATGGACAATGCCTCTCCGGCGTTGAATTTCGTGCTTGGTAATCTTTTGGGGATGACCGAATTGGATGTGAACAGCATTGAACTTCTTCCCGGAGCCTCCTCGGCACTATACGGTGCGAACGCATTTAACGGAATCTTATTCATGAGAAGTAAGAGTCCATTTGACTTTCAAGGAGTGAGCGCTTACGCCAAAGGAGGATTTACTTCTCAAGAAGCTGGCGGTGACAATGAATATTACGATTATGGTATTCGTATGGCGCACGCGTTCTCCGATAAATTCGCTGCTAAAGCAAACTTTTCTTATTTGAAAGGAACTGACTGGGTTGCGAACAGCACCCTCAACTTGTCCAATCCCGGTTTGTCTAGAGCCGAAGACGAAAATTACGACGGTCTCAATATTTATGGAGATGAGGTTAGCACAAACATCCGCGGGGTAGGTCAGTCCTTGGCCAATTTAGGATTGATCCCTCAAGGAGCCCAAAATATCCTGCCCGATGAAAATGTGAGTCGTACGGGTTATGCGGAGCGCGATTTAATGAATTACAACGCACGTAGCGTAAAATTTGATGCGGCCCTTCATTACCGTCCCTGGGCAGATGACTTTGAGATCATTTACGTCGGGAAAGTAGGTACTGGTTCCACCATCTATCAAGGAGCTAACCGCTATGCTATTCGAAACTTTTTCTTACAACAGCATAAGTTGGAAGTGCGTAACGACAACTTTTTCGTTCGCGGTTATATCACCGATGAAGATGCTGGGGATAGTTACGACACTCGATTTACCGGGATCAACATAAACCGGGCCTGGAAAGATGATCAAACCTGGTTTGGTGAATACGCAGGAGCCTTTATTCAGGCTACCTTGGCGGGAGCCAATAAGGAACAAGCTCAGGCAATCGCAAGGCAAACGGCAGAAACCGGACGTTTTATACCCGGCACACCTGAATTTGAAGCGGCTTTAAATCGTATTACGAACGACCCGGATCTCAGTACAGGTTCCCAATTTCAGGACAATACGCAACTACGTCATGTGGATGCCAACTACAATTTCAGTCATTTGACCAGCGATTTTGCAGAAATTCAAGTGGGAGGTTCTTTTAGAGAGTATAAGCTTAATTCTTCTGGAACAATCTTTACAGATAATGATGGTCCTATTTTTTACAATGAAGTGGGGGCGTATACGCAGATCCAGAAAAAATTATCAGATGATCGTTTAAAACTGACCGGTTC includes:
- a CDS encoding TonB-dependent receptor, which gives rise to MKRCLTLLLAFTCCLTYAQTSISGQVVDESNQPIPGANVILKGQTVGTATDFDGNFSLTVDENPPFDLEVSSVGLKTETVTITANNQVITVTLQEDQAQLDEIVISASRTPERIFESPVSVERFGAKEIKTTPSATFYDGLENLKGVDINTNSLTFKSVNTRGFATFANTRFVQLVDGMDNASPALNFVLGNLLGMTELDVNSIELLPGASSALYGANAFNGILFMRSKSPFDFQGVSAYAKGGFTSQEAGGDNEYYDYGIRMAHAFSDKFAAKANFSYLKGTDWVANSTLNLSNPGLSRAEDENYDGLNIYGDEVSTNIRGVGQSLANLGLIPQGAQNILPDENVSRTGYAERDLMNYNARSVKFDAALHYRPWADDFEIIYVGKVGTGSTIYQGANRYAIRNFFLQQHKLEVRNDNFFVRGYITDEDAGDSYDTRFTGININRAWKDDQTWFGEYAGAFIQATLAGANKEQAQAIARQTAETGRFIPGTPEFEAALNRITNDPDLSTGSQFQDNTQLRHVDANYNFSHLTSDFAEIQVGGSFREYKLNSSGTIFTDNDGPIFYNEVGAYTQIQKKLSDDRLKLTGSVRYDKSELFDGQFTPRFSVGYTAGANRNHNIRASVQTAFRNPTTQDLFIGLDAGRAILVGSAEANLDRDVRNFTVSGAGQAFAGGTSVDIAARAAYENSFSANSVATGNPTASDVGLVQPEEAIVFEVGYRGKVGKLIIDGAVYYNEYENFIANENVIVPLYGEVGDNSLSLAALQNGDFAVYQTYTNSDADVASYGGTLGLSTRIFQKFDIGANYTYAKQDFDQASAPDFRTSFNTPEHRFKATFGSTELFDNFGFNVAYRWSDNYFWQATFADGPVDAYSVVDAQINYEIPSLKTRIQVGANNVGGDEYNQAFGTGFIGSMYYVGLTINNL